One window from the genome of Pseudomonas sp. L5B5 encodes:
- a CDS encoding PAAR domain-containing protein produces the protein MDVQAAARLGDEIAHGFGVAAMLAGAVAGALIGAAVIAATAATGGLAVVILAGSVAAGGLSMFQLVKGLSTIFDLPEPTTGELIRGSPNVFVNLRNAMRAGEDVSSSCTGFPVAHPPWPLPVTIAEGSATVYINGKPAARLTSKMTCGAHIKSGSQNTFIGGPTLQVEFVLDIEGWLHTGLEVLGLVAAAGALVLAAMAGLAALLTTVAVGAAIYGGMELLGQLGDRLGPGYRDLLQGVAGLALLGAGPKMAKLSAERNAARLANQSQVLEVRTAAQVNEAMVTEGNLPAWLEGTQVKTEIVPPGRQYQMVVAKGQAEAIMQGKPAFGGFAAPEPIPNQAYARDKLVILDRFKTDVSHVITVETTAPQKIHSGITGPLENYKGGVQQVEFVGDRNLKIVGTPSVLPVE, from the coding sequence ATGGATGTACAGGCCGCAGCGCGGTTGGGCGATGAAATCGCCCATGGATTCGGAGTTGCCGCCATGCTCGCCGGCGCGGTCGCGGGCGCTCTCATTGGCGCGGCCGTCATTGCGGCAACCGCGGCAACGGGTGGCCTGGCGGTGGTAATCCTCGCGGGTTCGGTCGCCGCCGGGGGCCTGTCGATGTTCCAGTTGGTGAAGGGACTGTCGACCATCTTCGATCTGCCCGAGCCAACCACCGGGGAACTCATAAGGGGCAGCCCCAACGTTTTCGTCAACTTGCGCAATGCCATGCGTGCAGGCGAGGACGTGTCCAGTTCCTGTACCGGCTTTCCCGTGGCGCATCCACCCTGGCCCCTTCCGGTCACCATCGCCGAGGGCAGCGCTACCGTGTACATCAACGGCAAGCCGGCGGCGCGCCTGACCAGCAAGATGACCTGCGGTGCGCATATCAAGTCCGGTAGCCAGAACACCTTCATCGGCGGTCCGACGCTGCAGGTGGAGTTCGTGCTGGATATCGAGGGCTGGCTGCACACGGGCCTCGAGGTGCTGGGCCTGGTCGCCGCCGCCGGGGCACTGGTGCTGGCCGCCATGGCCGGCCTCGCGGCCCTGCTGACTACCGTGGCGGTGGGGGCCGCGATCTACGGCGGCATGGAGTTGCTGGGGCAACTCGGCGACCGGCTCGGCCCGGGCTACCGTGACCTGCTGCAAGGCGTCGCCGGCCTGGCGCTGCTCGGCGCCGGGCCGAAAATGGCCAAGTTGAGCGCTGAACGCAATGCCGCGCGACTGGCCAACCAGTCGCAAGTGCTCGAGGTGCGCACGGCCGCCCAGGTCAACGAAGCGATGGTCACCGAGGGCAACTTGCCGGCGTGGCTGGAAGGCACCCAGGTCAAGACCGAAATAGTGCCGCCGGGAAGGCAATACCAGATGGTCGTCGCCAAGGGCCAGGCCGAGGCCATCATGCAGGGCAAGCCAGCCTTCGGAGGTTTCGCCGCCCCCGAGCCGATTCCCAACCAGGCCTATGCCCGGGATAAACTGGTGATCCTCGATCGATTCAAGACAGACGTGTCCCATGTGATCACCGTCGAAACCACCGCACCGCAAAAGATTCACAGTGGCATCACCGGTCCGCTGGAGAACTACAAGGGTGGAGTGCAGCAAGTGGAGTTCGTCGGTGACAGGAATCTGAAAATTGTCGGCACGCCGAGTGTGCTGCCTGTGGAGTGA
- a CDS encoding LysR family transcriptional regulator, whose product MDRFQEMQVFVCVAQEQGFAAAARRLNLSAASVTRAVAALEQRIGTQLLVRTTRKVHLSEAGQRYLEDCRRILAEVQDAEASAAGIHAQPRGQLSLTAPVLFGDLFVTPLLVRYLQRYPQVSVNALLVDRVANMVDEGIDVAVRIGELPDSGQHSIRVGQVRRVVCAAPGFLAAQGCPQHPDELRQAPLIAPSSTGQARHWQFNDAGRVLSIRPEPRLLVSANQAAISAAVLGLGLTRVLSYQVADQVAAGRLQIVLADFELPPLPIHVVYQGGRKAAARVRSFVDFAVQTLREHPSLNS is encoded by the coding sequence ATGGACAGGTTTCAGGAAATGCAGGTGTTCGTCTGTGTCGCCCAGGAGCAGGGGTTCGCCGCGGCTGCGCGGCGCCTGAACCTGTCGGCGGCCAGCGTCACCCGGGCCGTGGCAGCCCTCGAACAGCGCATCGGCACCCAGTTGCTGGTGCGCACAACCCGCAAGGTGCACCTGAGCGAAGCCGGGCAACGTTATCTGGAGGACTGCCGACGCATTCTTGCCGAGGTCCAGGATGCCGAGGCCTCGGCCGCCGGCATCCACGCCCAGCCCCGGGGGCAATTGAGCCTGACCGCGCCGGTGCTGTTCGGCGATCTGTTCGTCACCCCGCTGCTGGTGCGTTATCTGCAACGTTATCCACAGGTCAGCGTCAACGCCTTGCTGGTGGACCGAGTGGCGAACATGGTGGATGAAGGCATCGATGTGGCGGTGCGCATCGGCGAATTGCCGGACAGCGGCCAGCACAGCATCCGAGTAGGCCAGGTGCGCCGGGTGGTGTGTGCGGCTCCAGGGTTCCTGGCAGCCCAGGGTTGCCCCCAGCACCCCGATGAACTGCGCCAGGCTCCGCTGATTGCGCCATCCTCCACCGGCCAGGCGCGCCACTGGCAATTCAACGACGCCGGTCGCGTCCTGAGCATCCGTCCCGAGCCGCGGCTGCTGGTGAGCGCCAACCAGGCAGCCATCAGTGCTGCGGTTCTGGGGCTGGGCCTGACCCGGGTGTTGTCCTATCAGGTGGCCGATCAGGTGGCTGCCGGCCGGTTGCAGATCGTGTTGGCGGATTTCGAGCTACCGCCCTTGCCGATCCATGTGGTGTACCAGGGCGGACGCAAGGCTGCGGCGCGGGTCCGCAGCTTTGTCGATTTTGCCGTGCAGACCCTGCGTGAGCATCCATCGCTCAATTCCTGA
- a CDS encoding glutathione S-transferase family protein: MSLLPIKFYNFPRSGHAHRVELMLSLLDLPTETVFVDLAQGAHKQPEFLALNAFGQVPVIDDQGTVLADSNAILVYLAQRYGRGHWLPTDPVGAAQVQRWLSVAAGPIAFGPAAARLITVFGATFNAEEVIARAHGLLKVMDQELAGRPFLVGEQATIADVAGYSYIAHAPEGNVSLADYPNVRAWLARIEALPGFVPMPSTAAGLKSA, encoded by the coding sequence ATGTCCCTGCTTCCCATCAAGTTCTACAACTTTCCCCGGTCCGGCCACGCCCATCGCGTCGAGCTGATGCTGTCGCTGCTGGATCTGCCCACTGAAACCGTCTTCGTCGACCTGGCCCAGGGCGCCCACAAGCAGCCCGAGTTCCTGGCCCTCAACGCCTTTGGCCAAGTGCCGGTGATCGATGACCAGGGCACCGTCCTGGCGGACTCCAACGCAATCCTGGTGTACCTGGCGCAACGTTATGGCCGCGGCCACTGGCTGCCCACCGACCCGGTAGGCGCGGCGCAGGTACAGCGCTGGTTGTCGGTGGCGGCAGGCCCGATCGCTTTCGGTCCGGCCGCGGCGCGGCTGATCACGGTGTTCGGCGCGACCTTCAATGCCGAGGAAGTCATCGCCCGTGCCCATGGCCTGCTCAAGGTCATGGACCAGGAACTGGCCGGCCGCCCCTTCCTGGTGGGTGAGCAGGCGACCATCGCCGACGTTGCAGGCTACAGCTACATCGCCCACGCACCGGAGGGCAACGTGTCCCTGGCGGACTACCCCAACGTGCGGGCCTGGCTGGCGCGGATCGAAGCCCTGCCGGGCTTCGTGCCCATGCCATCCACGGCAGCCGGCCTGAAAAGCGCCTGA